One window from the genome of Cucumis melo cultivar AY chromosome 10, USDA_Cmelo_AY_1.0, whole genome shotgun sequence encodes:
- the LOC127151161 gene encoding uncharacterized protein LOC127151161: MTSATLNMLAADKLNGNNYASWKNTINTVLIIDDLRFVLVEECPQVPAANATRTVREPYERWAKANEKARAYILASLSEVLAKKHESMLTAREIMDSLQEMFGQASYQIKHDALKYIYNARMNEGASVREHVLNMMRVSFNLEAMLL, translated from the exons ATGACGAGTGCTACTTTGAATATGCTGGCTGCTGATAAACTTAATGGCAATAATTATGCATCTTGGAAAAATACTATCAACACTGTGCTAATCATCGATGACCTTAGATTTGTCCTAGTTGAGGAGTGTCCTCAAGTCCCAGCTGCTAATGCAACTCGAACTGTTCGAGAACCATATGAGCGTTGGGCCAAGGCAAATGAAAAAGCCCGAGCATACATCTTGGCAAGCTTATCTGAAGTATTGgccaagaaacatgaatcaatgCTTACTGCTCGTGAGATTATGGACTCCTTGCAGGAGATGTTTGGTCAGGCCTCTTATCAGATCAAGCATGATGCTCTGAAATACATTTATAATGCCCGTATGAATGAGGGAGCCTCAGTgcgagaacatgttctcaatatgatg AGAGTTTCCTTCAATTTAGAAGCAAtgctgttatga